The window TCGTGTTACGAAAAATTGCTGTGGCGCGTTTCTGCCGAACTCTGGCTACGCTGGTCAGCTCCGGTGTGCCGATTCTGGAAGCTCTCGAAATTACCGCGAAAACCGCCGGAAACGCCATCGTGGAAGATGCCATCATGGCCACCAGAAAAAGCATCGAAGAAGGAAAGACCATATCGGAACCGTTGAAAGAAACGGAAGTCTTTCCTCCTATGGTTGTTCATATGATTGCAGTCGGTGAGCAAACCGGCGCACTCGATGCAATGCTCTCGAAAATTGCCGACTTCTATGAAGAAGAAGTCGATGCGGCGGTTGAAAACATGCTGACCCTGCTCGAACCGATCATGATTTTATTTCTTGGTATTGTTATTGGCGGCATCGTCATTTCAATGTATTTGCCGCTATTTTCCTTGCTTAGCAAGATCGGTTGATTTGAACCGCCAAGACGCCAAGGTCGCCAAGTTAGCCAAAATTGTATAAAAAATTTTCTTCTTGGCGTTCTTGGCGTCTTGGCGGTTAATAATATAGATGCTCAATCCGCAGGACGATCTCAAGCAAAAACTTATCTGGTTGATGACCCTTCGCATGGTCATCATTATTACCCTCCTGGGTTCAGCAATTCTGATCCAGCTCGTATCACGCACAATCTTACCGATCAATCCCCTCTACTTTCTGATTTTTCTGACATCCATCTTTACGCTCTTTTATGGTTTCCTCTTTAACAGAATTCCTGATTTAAAACTGCTCGCCTACATGCAGCTTAGCGGTGATGTTCTGGTCATCACCCTGCTTCTTTATTTCACGGGAGGAGTGAAAAGTTCTTTTTCCTTTTTGTATATCCTGGTCATTATTTCTTCCAGCATCCTGTTGTACCGGCGTGGAAGTCTTTATATTGCCTCCATCAGCAGCGTCTTCTACGGCCTTCTCGTGGTCCTCGTGCATTACCGGGTTTTGCCCTATTACGATTTAGACGTTGAGGAAATTGCGGGAATCACGTACCGGATGCTGTACTACTACATCTTTATGCACCTGTTTGCGTTTTATTCTACTGCGATGATGAGCAGTTACCTATCGGAACGATTGAGGCGCACACGAACGGCGCTGGAAGAAATGGATGAAGATTTGTCGGATCTGCGCCTTCTGCATCAAAAAATTATCGATAGCATGACTGCAGGGCTGGTCATCACCGATCTGGAAAGACAAATCAACTTCGTCAATGAACCGGGGATCCGCATCTTGCGGCTTCCCATTCAGGACCTTCTTGGCAAACAAATTGATAAACTCTTTTTGCAAGAAATCAATATGGAGAGGGTGGTCGAAGCGCTTAAAACAAACTCTTTTACTTCTCTGGAGCGAGTTCTGATCAAGGACAAACAGGGAATTCTCGTCGGAATGAATATTTCTTACTTGCAATCTCAAAAGGGATCACCAACCGGATACATGGTCATCTTTCAAGATATTACCGAAGGCAGAAAGATG is drawn from bacterium and contains these coding sequences:
- a CDS encoding ATP-binding protein translates to MLNPQDDLKQKLIWLMTLRMVIIITLLGSAILIQLVSRTILPINPLYFLIFLTSIFTLFYGFLFNRIPDLKLLAYMQLSGDVLVITLLLYFTGGVKSSFSFLYILVIISSSILLYRRGSLYIASISSVFYGLLVVLVHYRVLPYYDLDVEEIAGITYRMLYYYIFMHLFAFYSTAMMSSYLSERLRRTRTALEEMDEDLSDLRLLHQKIIDSMTAGLVITDLERQINFVNEPGIRILRLPIQDLLGKQIDKLFLQEINMERVVEALKTNSFTSLERVLIKDKQGILVGMNISYLQSQKGSPTGYMVIFQDITEGRKMERQFRLQERMAAIGTMAAGIAHEIRNPLASIRGSVQLLQSELVLSEDQRKLMEIVLTESTRLDQTIQNFLNYAKPKQLSTAVEDLKEIVSDMLNFIQKGPEFKEGHRIEFLGSEENFLHEVDSNQIKQVIWNLSINALRAMPEGGKLTVTLSHDLPGDIILSFRDEGRGIEPERIESIFDPFQDSTTGGSGLGMAIVYRIVQDHHGHIFIESTVSRGTTITVRLPANANVSSFVTMNSARAMSHE